The Wolbachia endosymbiont of Ctenocephalides felis wCfeT genome includes a region encoding these proteins:
- the dnaG gene encoding DNA primase, translating to MDYIDIIKSKLSLSDLVGKKVRLVKRGDSFIGLCPFHNEKTPSFSVSNTKGLYYCFGCSAYGDAFEFISRTEGLSFKEAVEKLAPIAGVELPQNLNLREDNKLFSALNLAASWFSQKNHGVMEYLRQRKISFETINKFKIGYAPASGLKEYLNSSGIEDKTLIDVRLINKNLHDYFYDRLIFPIHNITGKIIGFGGRALNSTQQPKYLNSSESLLFKKKENLYGLNLALSEIRKKQHIFVVEGYMDVIALHQAGICNTAAPLGTAISSEQVKNLWKFAKEISICMDGDSAGHKAAIRVAELALPILEPGYTLKFVTLPKSKDPYDICNDLEYKEEDILKIFDHSTKLHSEYLWHHIINNNLQSYERLAPEQFSVIEHKFMQYVNAITNSSIKRYYRDYFYNKVNELRGNFKKHIFNAKATRGEYFRNKSPELIEAEQNQAIILRIIIEFPEFLNDPMFFEQFSHFEFTNPEMKKLQQHIVRLASEKSELSKESLELEQFDLSGTIFKRTRILSGQLNNKRSAEIVWNNIVLLKELNSLQKEKVEARLIGNLDLEERLVDQIKRIENDMQEMQMEFIQK from the coding sequence ATGGATTACATAGATATTATAAAATCAAAATTATCACTGTCTGATCTAGTAGGTAAAAAAGTTAGACTAGTCAAAAGGGGAGATAGTTTTATTGGATTATGCCCATTTCACAATGAAAAAACGCCATCTTTTTCGGTGAGTAATACAAAAGGTTTGTATTATTGTTTTGGCTGTTCTGCTTATGGTGATGCATTTGAATTTATTTCACGCACTGAAGGTTTAAGTTTTAAAGAAGCAGTGGAAAAATTAGCGCCCATTGCTGGCGTTGAATTACCTCAGAACCTCAATCTAAGAGAAGATAATAAGCTATTTTCAGCACTAAATTTGGCTGCTAGTTGGTTTTCACAGAAAAATCATGGAGTTATGGAATATTTAAGGCAGCGCAAAATCTCGTTTGAAACAATAAATAAATTTAAGATAGGATACGCACCAGCTTCTGGCTTGAAGGAATATTTAAATTCATCGGGCATTGAAGATAAGACCTTGATAGATGTTAGGTTAATAAATAAAAACCTTCATGATTATTTTTACGATCGGTTGATATTTCCTATACATAATATTACAGGTAAAATTATTGGTTTTGGTGGACGTGCACTGAATTCCACACAACAGCCGAAATATTTAAACAGTTCAGAAAGTCTACTCTTTAAGAAAAAGGAGAATTTATATGGATTAAATCTTGCTTTAAGTGAAATACGTAAAAAACAACATATCTTTGTCGTTGAAGGATATATGGATGTTATAGCACTACATCAAGCAGGAATTTGCAATACAGCTGCTCCTCTTGGAACTGCAATCTCTTCAGAGCAGGTAAAAAATCTGTGGAAATTTGCTAAGGAAATATCCATCTGCATGGACGGTGACAGCGCTGGACATAAAGCTGCTATTCGAGTTGCAGAACTTGCATTGCCCATATTGGAGCCTGGATACACGCTGAAATTTGTAACTTTACCAAAAAGTAAAGATCCTTACGATATTTGTAACGATTTGGAGTACAAGGAAGAGGATATATTAAAGATTTTTGATCATTCAACAAAATTACATTCTGAGTATTTATGGCACCATATCATTAACAACAACTTGCAAAGCTACGAAAGACTTGCTCCGGAGCAATTTTCAGTGATTGAGCATAAGTTTATGCAGTATGTGAATGCCATTACCAACAGCAGCATAAAAAGATACTACAGAGATTACTTTTACAATAAAGTTAATGAATTAAGAGGTAATTTTAAGAAGCATATTTTCAATGCTAAAGCAACAAGAGGTGAGTACTTTCGTAATAAATCCCCAGAATTAATTGAAGCAGAGCAAAATCAGGCTATAATTCTACGTATAATCATAGAATTTCCTGAGTTTTTAAACGATCCTATGTTTTTTGAGCAATTCTCTCATTTTGAGTTTACTAATCCAGAAATGAAAAAGTTGCAGCAGCATATAGTTCGTTTAGCAAGCGAGAAAAGTGAATTGAGTAAAGAATCTTTAGAATTGGAACAGTTTGATCTTAGTGGAACAATATTTAAAAGAACTAGAATATTGAGTGGTCAATTAAATAATAAAAGATCTGCAGAAATTGTTTGGAATAACATAGTATTACTAAAGGAATTAAATTCATTACAAAAAGAAAAAGTTGAGGCAAGGTTAATTGGTAATCTTGATTTAGAGGAAAGACTAGTAGATCAAATAAAGCGGATAGAAAATGATATGCAGGAAATGCAGATGGAATTTATCCAAAAGTGA
- the truA gene encoding tRNA pseudouridine(38-40) synthase TruA has protein sequence MRYKITIEYNGRNFSGWQKQQHSTNSIQETIESAIFSFSGEKIMLYCGGRTDAGVHAFGQVAHFDMQREFELYRIRNAINYHLKSIPIVVLNAEVVDDAFHARFSAKKRHYEYRIVNRYAPAALEYGYVWPVFNPLDINIMQEAAKYLIGRHDFSSFRSKDCQAANPVRTIDSIDIIQDGNRIHIKISALSFLHNQVRIIVGTLVEFGKNKTDPREMLNILNECKRAAAGVTAPSCGLYLVKIDY, from the coding sequence ATGCGGTACAAAATAACGATAGAATATAATGGAAGAAATTTTTCCGGTTGGCAGAAGCAGCAGCATTCTACTAACTCGATCCAAGAAACCATAGAGAGTGCTATATTTAGCTTTAGTGGTGAGAAAATTATGCTATACTGTGGTGGTAGAACAGATGCGGGAGTTCATGCTTTTGGGCAGGTTGCTCATTTTGATATGCAAAGAGAATTTGAGCTCTATAGAATAAGAAATGCAATAAACTATCATTTAAAATCAATTCCTATAGTTGTACTTAACGCAGAAGTTGTAGATGACGCATTCCACGCTCGCTTTTCAGCAAAAAAAAGACACTATGAATATAGAATAGTAAATCGCTATGCTCCTGCAGCACTGGAATATGGATATGTGTGGCCAGTATTTAATCCGCTTGATATAAATATCATGCAAGAGGCTGCTAAATACCTGATTGGCAGGCATGATTTTTCAAGTTTTCGCTCAAAAGATTGTCAAGCTGCAAACCCAGTAAGAACAATCGACAGTATTGATATAATACAAGATGGTAATCGCATACATATAAAAATATCGGCTCTCTCTTTCTTACATAATCAAGTGAGAATTATCGTAGGCACTTTGGTGGAATTTGGAAAAAATAAAACTGATCCACGAGAAATGCTCAATATATTGAACGAATGTAAAAGAGCTGCTGCTGGAGTTACTGCACCATCTTGTGGTTTATACTTGGTAAAGATAGACTACTAG
- a CDS encoding ankyrin repeat domain-containing protein, with translation MVNAMHINNNEPPINEGASTSRGSSGTESSGLLNVAEVAGGMRRSASKLLVWKSGKKESTSVGSSKNSSQDSGILLNKEDIGYIYDHIIQEIKEGKCEIWDDNFNQLVEKVLDDVDRKAREKLRQDRWNITSDDGSSLLTVAIERAEQNKDDDEYDIHIWNTIFLIHHYFQTNKTELIKGLKNFTNNQGKTLLHYAIESGNNEFLGAVINGLRSSISHDIKKEIDSKDENGKTPLHYAAELGNKEFFKLLVENGARFTDTIHCNSELHYAAESGKLDLLEYIKERLTKRGLFESEKSKKDANGDNALHYAAQSGSGECIKFLIDNCVQFSRNKHDENPLHRIANAKTVDEKAIDYFINDLKLAGRLRSAINRQDKDGNTPLHRAAECGNKLFIEKLIHLDADISIKNNKNNTPLHRAIIKGHSDCVRVFFDSYERSGKIIQETEGGYGRGLVHLAAMYGQYDCLEFLLGKFSNYDTNKETDLGNTALHLAVSGEGDKSLPDTEVQHRKACINLLIKKGTEVNRLNNEGNTPLHLAARFSDSRAELLKCVISNIRKKKIDLNNEIFHKNNDGDNAFHMAAHSGNRACLKYFFTHVKKNKNNKIPEILNKKITKERPYCI, from the coding sequence ATGGTAAATGCTATGCACATAAACAACAATGAACCACCTATCAATGAAGGAGCTAGTACAAGTAGAGGTTCTTCTGGTACAGAAAGTAGCGGTCTTCTTAATGTTGCAGAAGTAGCAGGAGGTATGCGTAGATCTGCAAGTAAATTGCTCGTATGGAAATCTGGAAAAAAAGAAAGCACAAGCGTAGGCTCAAGTAAAAACAGCTCACAAGATTCAGGAATCTTGTTAAACAAGGAAGATATCGGTTACATATATGATCATATAATACAAGAAATCAAGGAAGGAAAATGTGAAATATGGGACGATAATTTCAACCAATTAGTAGAAAAAGTTCTGGATGATGTAGATAGAAAAGCAAGAGAAAAACTTCGTCAAGATAGGTGGAATATAACTAGTGACGATGGCTCTTCACTACTAACTGTTGCTATAGAAAGAGCTGAGCAAAATAAAGATGATGATGAATATGACATTCATATTTGGAATACTATATTTTTAATACATCATTATTTTCAAACGAATAAAACAGAATTAATAAAAGGATTAAAAAATTTTACAAATAATCAAGGTAAAACACTTTTACACTATGCAATTGAGTCAGGTAATAATGAATTTTTAGGAGCAGTAATTAATGGGTTACGTAGCTCTATTAGTCATGACATTAAAAAAGAAATAGATAGTAAAGACGAAAATGGTAAAACGCCATTACATTATGCAGCCGAATTAGGCAATAAAGAGTTCTTTAAGCTGCTCGTAGAAAATGGGGCACGATTTACTGATACTATCCACTGCAACAGTGAATTGCACTATGCTGCTGAAAGCGGGAAGCTTGATCTTTTAGAATACATAAAGGAGAGACTAACAAAAAGAGGATTATTCGAAAGTGAGAAAAGTAAAAAAGATGCAAATGGAGATAATGCGCTACATTATGCCGCTCAATCTGGCAGTGGAGAATGCATAAAATTTTTGATTGATAATTGTGTACAGTTTTCAAGAAATAAACATGATGAAAATCCTTTACACAGAATTGCAAATGCTAAGACAGTAGATGAAAAGGCAATAGACTATTTTATCAATGACCTGAAATTAGCAGGTAGACTACGCAGCGCAATAAACAGACAAGATAAAGATGGCAACACTCCGCTACATAGAGCAGCAGAATGTGGCAACAAACTATTTATAGAAAAACTAATTCATTTGGATGCTGATATTAGTATTAAAAACAATAAAAATAATACCCCTTTACATAGAGCTATTATAAAGGGTCACTCAGATTGTGTTAGGGTATTCTTCGATAGCTATGAAAGAAGTGGAAAAATAATTCAGGAGACTGAAGGTGGATATGGAAGAGGTCTTGTACACCTGGCTGCAATGTATGGGCAATATGATTGCTTAGAATTCTTACTTGGAAAATTTTCTAATTATGACACAAATAAAGAAACAGATTTAGGAAATACAGCATTACATTTAGCCGTATCAGGCGAAGGTGACAAATCATTACCCGATACAGAAGTGCAACACAGAAAAGCTTGCATAAATTTACTAATCAAAAAAGGTACAGAGGTAAATAGACTCAACAATGAAGGAAACACCCCTTTGCATCTTGCTGCTAGATTTAGTGATAGTAGAGCAGAGCTTCTTAAATGCGTAATTAGCAACATAAGAAAGAAAAAAATTGATTTGAATAACGAAATTTTTCACAAAAACAACGATGGTGATAATGCATTTCACATGGCAGCTCATTCAGGTAATAGAGCATGCCTTAAATACTTTTTTACCCATGTAAAAAAAAATAAAAATAATAAAATACCAGAGATATTAAATAAAAAAATTACAAAGGAAAGACCTTACTGCATTTAG
- a CDS encoding IS110 family transposase — protein sequence MKKAKKSKLEVMNPNAAGIDIGSAVHYVCVPEGRDEQRIQKFSCFTEDLHNIAKWLKKCKVTTIAMESTGVYWIPLFQVLETYGLEVKLANARHVKNVPGRKSDVQDCQWLQQLHSYGLIQGSFRPDDQMCVLRGYVRQRKNLIENASTHINRMQKALIQMNIQLHKVISDITGVTGMQIIKAIVEGERNPEKLAEFRSVNMKNDKATIAKALTGDYREEHLFVLKQEYETYNFFQEKIIECDKSIENYYKTLETKSDESKELGREKNKSRRGRPNFTLREELYRVTGTDFTKIPGFDVLTVQTIISEVGIDHSKWRSEKHFTSWLGLSPGNKITGEKVLGTKTRKVINRATNAFRMAAYSVGGSKSALGAYCRKLKKRLGPIKAITATARKLACIFYQMLKYGQEYVEKGMEYYETCYKERVVKNLVKKARELGYILIQQEELIEGVS from the coding sequence ATGAAAAAAGCAAAAAAAAGTAAATTAGAAGTAATGAACCCTAACGCAGCAGGAATAGACATTGGTTCAGCTGTACATTATGTATGTGTGCCAGAGGGAAGAGATGAGCAACGTATACAAAAATTTAGCTGCTTTACAGAAGACCTTCATAATATAGCAAAGTGGTTAAAGAAGTGCAAAGTTACTACAATAGCTATGGAATCAACAGGAGTGTACTGGATTCCTTTGTTCCAAGTACTTGAAACATATGGACTTGAGGTAAAGCTGGCAAATGCAAGACATGTAAAAAATGTGCCAGGAAGAAAGTCAGATGTCCAGGATTGCCAATGGCTTCAACAGCTACATAGTTATGGATTGATTCAAGGATCATTTAGGCCAGATGATCAAATGTGTGTATTACGTGGTTATGTTCGGCAACGTAAAAACCTAATTGAAAATGCATCTACACATATCAATCGTATGCAAAAGGCATTAATACAAATGAATATCCAATTACATAAAGTTATAAGCGATATTACTGGTGTTACAGGAATGCAAATTATTAAAGCAATAGTAGAAGGTGAAAGGAATCCTGAAAAATTAGCTGAATTTAGAAGTGTGAATATGAAGAATGATAAGGCTACTATAGCAAAAGCATTAACAGGCGATTATAGAGAAGAACATTTGTTTGTATTAAAGCAAGAATATGAAACATATAATTTTTTTCAAGAGAAAATAATTGAATGTGATAAAAGTATAGAAAATTATTATAAAACATTGGAAACGAAGTCTGATGAAAGTAAAGAGTTAGGTAGGGAAAAAAATAAGTCTAGAAGAGGCAGACCAAACTTCACTTTGCGTGAAGAATTGTATCGGGTAACTGGTACAGATTTTACCAAAATTCCTGGATTTGATGTGTTAACTGTGCAAACTATTATTTCAGAGGTTGGTATTGATCATAGTAAATGGCGATCAGAAAAGCATTTTACCTCATGGTTGGGACTCAGCCCTGGTAATAAGATTACAGGGGAAAAAGTATTAGGAACAAAAACTCGTAAAGTTATTAACCGCGCTACAAATGCTTTTAGAATGGCTGCTTATTCTGTGGGAGGTAGTAAGAGTGCATTAGGTGCGTATTGTAGGAAATTAAAAAAACGACTAGGACCAATAAAAGCAATTACTGCGACGGCAAGAAAATTAGCATGTATCTTTTATCAAATGTTGAAATACGGGCAGGAGTATGTGGAAAAAGGGATGGAATATTATGAAACATGTTATAAAGAGAGAGTTGTAAAAAACTTGGTCAAGAAGGCACGGGAACTTGGTTATATCTTGATTCAACAAGAAGAACTAATTGAGGGAGTTTCTTAG
- a CDS encoding type I secretion system permease/ATPase, producing the protein MEISPAIQKEFKQSLLYTCFQKCKSALWFIFWFSSGINLLMLFLPLYTSQVLDRVISSESVSTLTMLTIITLSAFACSAMLETCRYLAMAKIGDWIDKTVTPDLIVKSIRLTSVQSSTSSGEAIRDLGVIKNFIIGNGIFSLFDTPWSIIYLVIIFMIHTSTGFIAIAGIIILVSMAIWNEIATKQILQETNEETIRNINAIDVATRNAEVVEAMGMSEFIVSDWCTRNDQNREMQIKAQNRSNVITGITKFLRSTLQISVIGTGALLAITAHKTAGSIIAASILMGRVLAPFDAAVHTWKFLNQARISYSRLQRLILTSPKREQTMSLPEPEGRLEFDRVFFTPYGSNKPTIKGISFMIEPGDVVGVIGASASGKSTIAKLTVGVWRPISGVVRLDGADVYTWNRENFGSYVGYLPQDIELFNTSVKANIARMRPNPNPEEIIRAAKIAGIHELILSLPSGYDTTVGGMGGVTLSGGQKQLLGLARAFYGNTKLLVLDEPNANLDSNGESCLINAINIARQQNTTTLIITHKLPLLSVVDKVILMSDGVIYAMGPRDEILSKLVAPPPSAAEEASANG; encoded by the coding sequence GTGGAAATTTCGCCAGCCATACAAAAAGAATTTAAGCAAAGCTTGCTATATACTTGCTTTCAGAAGTGCAAAAGCGCACTTTGGTTCATTTTTTGGTTTAGTTCAGGAATTAATTTATTAATGCTATTCCTGCCACTTTATACGTCTCAAGTGCTGGATCGAGTAATATCAAGCGAAAGTGTATCAACACTAACTATGCTTACGATTATCACCTTATCCGCATTTGCCTGTTCCGCAATGCTTGAAACCTGTCGATATTTAGCAATGGCAAAAATTGGTGACTGGATTGATAAAACCGTCACACCAGATTTGATAGTAAAGTCAATCAGATTAACATCTGTACAGAGCTCAACTTCAAGTGGTGAGGCAATTCGTGACCTTGGAGTAATAAAAAATTTTATTATAGGAAATGGCATATTCTCATTATTTGACACTCCATGGTCAATAATTTACTTGGTTATTATCTTCATGATACATACCTCAACGGGATTTATAGCCATTGCCGGAATTATTATATTGGTCTCTATGGCAATATGGAATGAGATTGCTACTAAGCAAATATTACAAGAAACTAATGAAGAAACCATACGAAATATTAATGCTATTGACGTTGCAACAAGGAATGCAGAAGTAGTTGAAGCTATGGGTATGTCCGAGTTCATAGTTTCTGACTGGTGTACAAGAAATGATCAAAATCGTGAGATGCAAATTAAGGCTCAGAATCGCTCTAATGTAATTACTGGAATAACAAAATTTTTACGTTCAACTTTGCAGATATCAGTCATTGGAACAGGAGCGTTGCTTGCAATCACAGCTCATAAAACTGCTGGTAGCATCATCGCCGCTTCAATTTTAATGGGTAGAGTGCTGGCTCCATTTGATGCAGCAGTTCATACTTGGAAGTTTTTAAATCAGGCAAGAATATCATATAGCAGGCTGCAAAGATTGATATTAACTTCACCAAAAAGAGAGCAAACAATGTCTCTACCAGAGCCCGAAGGGAGATTAGAGTTTGATAGGGTATTTTTCACTCCCTATGGAAGCAATAAACCGACAATAAAGGGAATATCATTTATGATAGAGCCAGGAGATGTAGTAGGCGTAATAGGTGCTAGCGCTTCTGGTAAGTCAACTATTGCAAAGCTAACTGTTGGTGTGTGGAGACCAATATCTGGAGTAGTAAGACTGGATGGTGCTGATGTATATACTTGGAATCGAGAAAATTTTGGCAGTTACGTTGGTTATTTACCTCAAGACATCGAGCTATTTAACACTAGCGTTAAAGCAAACATCGCTCGTATGAGGCCAAATCCAAACCCTGAAGAAATAATAAGAGCAGCAAAAATTGCAGGCATACACGAGTTGATATTAAGCCTGCCAAGTGGATATGACACAACAGTTGGAGGAATGGGAGGAGTAACACTTTCTGGTGGTCAAAAGCAGTTACTTGGTCTTGCAAGAGCTTTTTATGGCAATACAAAGCTCTTAGTGCTTGATGAACCAAATGCCAACTTAGACAGTAATGGAGAATCATGCTTGATTAATGCAATCAATATTGCAAGACAACAAAATACTACCACGTTAATTATCACCCATAAGCTACCATTATTATCAGTGGTTGATAAAGTAATCCTCATGTCAGATGGCGTAATCTATGCTATGGGTCCAAGAGATGAGATTCTGAGCAAATTAGTTGCCCCTCCACCAAGTGCTGCAGAAGAAGCTTCAGCAAACGGTTAA
- a CDS encoding ankyrin repeat domain-containing protein — MTLEEKKASHRILLRQVVNKRIKKGKVNHKDMKHGQTILHCVALDGDLESARKLLSVGAKLNIEDDYGRNPLYYAALRNHKELLSFFITANSKINNDRVELLNVLDKLFTYGYWLSPLTVGEGETSGVIDPSIRNDECKEFLIQRIILDDPNTVKPYYIRNHPEFSKFWDECKNQYNNKIPAQNSNRKYLVIDNGYMTIGLIIGAMIIGYFIGSICGPIGAIVGSVIGAICLVAAVYGAEKFHNKVNKEKANDPTISTGAAVTKVLSKIFITTQHSDPFHQPGQ; from the coding sequence ATGACACTAGAAGAGAAAAAGGCATCACATAGAATACTTCTAAGACAGGTTGTTAATAAGCGCATAAAAAAAGGTAAAGTTAATCATAAAGATATGAAGCATGGACAAACTATTTTACATTGCGTTGCTTTGGATGGTGATCTAGAATCAGCAAGAAAGCTCTTATCAGTAGGAGCTAAACTTAATATAGAAGATGATTATGGGCGTAACCCTTTATATTATGCCGCCTTACGTAATCATAAAGAATTATTAAGCTTTTTTATAACAGCTAATTCAAAGATAAATAACGATAGGGTAGAGCTTCTGAATGTATTAGATAAACTTTTTACTTACGGCTATTGGCTGTCCCCATTAACGGTAGGAGAAGGTGAAACATCAGGAGTCATAGATCCATCTATTAGAAATGATGAATGCAAGGAATTTTTAATTCAGCGCATCATATTAGATGATCCTAATACAGTAAAACCATATTATATCCGTAATCATCCTGAATTTTCTAAATTTTGGGATGAATGTAAAAATCAATATAATAATAAAATACCAGCACAAAACAGCAACAGAAAATACCTTGTTATAGATAATGGTTATATGACAATTGGCCTTATAATTGGTGCAATGATTATAGGTTATTTCATAGGTAGTATATGTGGTCCTATAGGAGCTATTGTTGGCTCTGTTATCGGCGCTATTTGTCTTGTAGCTGCAGTATATGGTGCCGAAAAATTTCATAACAAGGTAAATAAAGAAAAAGCTAATGATCCAACCATTAGCACTGGAGCTGCTGTTACAAAGGTGTTGTCCAAAATATTCATCACCACTCAGCACTCTGATCCATTCCATCAACCAGGCCAGTAA
- a CDS encoding Maf family nucleotide pyrophosphatase, which translates to MKDLILASSSKRRLDLLKQINIQPGLVIPADIDETPLKNELPKDYSIRMAKNKADKVHSSNPNCFVLGVDTVVACGRRILPKAENIEQAEKCLRLLSGRRHRVYTSICLLTPNRLKQHIKTVVTIVKFKRLSELEIKYYLESEEWKNRAGGCNMQGLAGMFVLFLRGSYSSVIGLPLHETYCLLSNYFKLLESVT; encoded by the coding sequence GTGAAAGATCTCATTCTTGCTTCATCGTCAAAGAGACGCTTGGATTTACTAAAGCAAATAAATATCCAACCTGGTTTAGTTATACCTGCAGATATAGATGAAACTCCTCTAAAGAATGAGCTGCCAAAGGATTACTCAATTCGTATGGCAAAGAACAAAGCTGATAAGGTGCACAGCTCAAATCCAAACTGCTTTGTGCTTGGTGTTGATACAGTTGTTGCCTGTGGACGCAGAATATTACCTAAAGCTGAAAACATCGAACAAGCAGAAAAATGCCTTCGTTTATTATCAGGAAGAAGGCACAGAGTATATACCAGCATTTGTCTACTTACTCCTAATCGATTAAAGCAACATATTAAAACTGTAGTAACAATAGTAAAATTTAAACGTTTAAGTGAGCTAGAAATTAAGTACTACTTAGAATCAGAAGAATGGAAGAATAGGGCAGGGGGGTGCAATATGCAAGGCCTTGCAGGAATGTTTGTATTATTCCTGCGTGGTTCCTATTCTTCCGTTATTGGACTGCCGCTGCATGAGACTTATTGCTTACTAAGTAATTATTTTAAATTACTAGAGAGCGTTACTTAG
- the infA gene encoding translation initiation factor IF-1 → MDDKSKTIFEVEGAVTALLPAAEFRVKLDNEHEIICHVSGKVRRSKIRIVIGDRVLVEMSIYDRNAKKGRITRRLK, encoded by the coding sequence ATGGACGATAAATCGAAGACAATTTTTGAGGTAGAAGGTGCAGTAACTGCTTTGTTGCCTGCAGCAGAGTTTAGGGTGAAATTAGATAATGAGCATGAAATTATCTGTCATGTTTCGGGGAAAGTAAGAAGGAGTAAAATACGTATTGTTATTGGAGATAGGGTATTAGTTGAGATGAGCATTTATGATAGAAATGCAAAAAAAGGCCGAATAACTAGAAGGCTTAAGTGA
- a CDS encoding ankyrin repeat domain-containing protein yields MTGEVERKRKLIYEIDGKEIDINEERAKDPNNYAYNLLSWALEKQDIIAIKFFTLPEIRMNIDTYQNGCTLLHVAAQTGDIKSAKLLIRCGANIDATSKDGYIALHIAAQKNHIEFARLLLTYGANVNSVNSAKSGITPLYSAVQEGNTKIVELLTERGANVNVRGDANNTPLLLATLSKNIEIAKLLIKHGAMKKIAVINNPSQSFSSSEYMNMLESVLARKASIYPEYPKNDDGTTCLHVAACDNNFALTEILINAAEEKEEYINVKNNRGKTALHIVANDAKHNKEGEEYQKILKLLLSNGANPHLRSDAGEDPLDVAIEQLCCIALWIGGNA; encoded by the coding sequence ATGACAGGAGAAGTAGAACGAAAAAGAAAGCTAATCTATGAAATAGATGGTAAAGAAATTGACATAAATGAAGAGAGAGCTAAAGATCCAAACAATTATGCATACAATCTGCTTTCCTGGGCTCTAGAAAAACAAGACATTATAGCAATCAAATTCTTCACTTTGCCAGAAATTAGGATGAACATTGATACATACCAAAATGGATGTACTCTTTTACATGTTGCAGCACAAACAGGCGATATTAAATCTGCAAAGCTTCTAATACGCTGTGGAGCAAATATTGATGCCACATCTAAAGATGGATATATTGCACTACACATAGCAGCACAAAAAAACCATATAGAGTTTGCACGGCTATTACTCACATATGGAGCAAATGTTAACTCAGTAAATAGCGCAAAAAGCGGAATTACCCCCTTATATTCTGCAGTTCAGGAAGGTAATACTAAAATTGTAGAGTTGCTAACAGAGCGCGGTGCAAACGTTAATGTAAGAGGTGATGCAAACAATACACCATTGCTTTTAGCTACTTTGAGCAAAAACATAGAGATTGCAAAACTGTTGATAAAGCATGGAGCGATGAAGAAAATAGCTGTTATAAATAATCCTTCACAATCATTTAGTTCATCAGAATACATGAATATGTTAGAGTCAGTGCTCGCAAGGAAAGCAAGCATATATCCAGAATATCCAAAAAATGACGATGGCACTACGTGCTTACACGTTGCAGCCTGTGACAATAACTTTGCACTTACTGAAATACTGATAAATGCAGCAGAAGAAAAGGAAGAATATATTAACGTAAAAAACAACCGCGGTAAAACAGCACTGCATATCGTTGCTAACGATGCTAAGCACAATAAAGAAGGAGAAGAATACCAAAAAATCCTAAAACTATTACTAAGTAATGGAGCAAATCCACATTTAAGAAGCGATGCAGGAGAAGATCCTTTAGATGTGGCAATAGAACAGCTTTGTTGCATCGCTCTTTGGATAGGAGGCAATGCATAA